In the Terriglobales bacterium genome, CGCAGGTGCAGGCCGCGAAGGTGCGCTCCAAGCTGCTCGAGATGCCTTCGAACCACCGCGCGCGTTTCGACAAACGCGACCTGGCGGAAGCGCTGCAACTGGTCCGCGAGATGGACCCGGTGGGGGTGGCGGCGCGCGACCTGCGCGAGTGCCTGCTGCTGCAGCTGGATTCGCAGCGCCGGCTCGCCGAAGACGAAGGGCTGGAGACGCTGCCGGTCATCCATGACTGCATCGCGATCGTGGGCGACCACCTGAAGCTGCTGCAGAACAAGCAGCACAAGGAGATCGCGCGCGCCATCGGGAAGCCGGTGGAAGCGGTGCAGGCGGCGCTGGAGTTCATCAAGCGGCTCGATCCCAAGCCGGGGCTGCGCTACAACAAGGTGGAGCCGCGGCTGATCGAGCCGGACGTGGCGTTCATCAAGCAGGGCGACGAGTACCTGATCCTGATGAACGAAGACGACATGCCGGTGCTGCGGCTGAACCCGACGTACCGCAAGCTGCTGCACCGCGACGCGGCGGAGAAGGACGTCCGCAACTACGTGAAGGAGCGCTACAAGTCGGCGATCCAGCTGATCAAGAACATCGAGCAGCGCAAGCAGACGATCATGAAGGTGTGCTACTCGATCGTGCAGCGGCAGCGCGAGTTCCTCGACCAGGGCGTGGACCAGTTGAAGCCGATGATGATCAAGGAAGTGGCGGAGGAGATCGGCGTGCACCCGTCGACGGTCTCGCGCGCGGTCGCCAACAAGTACGCGCATACGCCGCAGGGAGTGTTCGAGCTGCGCTACTTCTTCTCCGAGAGCGTGCAGGGGCCGGAGGGCGGGAACACGTCGCTGCTTATCCTGAAGCGCCGCGTGAAAAAACTCATCGAAGAAGAAGACCCGGCGCGTCCGCTGACCGACGAGCAGATCACGCGGATCTTGCAGTCGCAGGGCATCCAGGTCACGCGCAGGACGGTGGCCAAGTATCGCGAGGACATGAAGATCCCATCGACCCATCAAAGGAGGATCAAGAACTAGCCCGGTTGGGTATCCACGGGGGATACCCCGGAAGGGCGCGAAACGAATGCACTGAGCTTTGGTTCCACCCGGACGGCCTGCGGCGCCCGCCGCGACGGTCCTTAAGGAGGGAGTCAATGAGCGTGGAAGTAACGGGACGGCAGTACGAGATCACTCCCCAGATCCGCAAACAGCTCGAGCACGGCCTCACGAAGCTCGAAAAGATCCTCGGAACAAGTTTTGACACGCACGTGATCCTGGCGACGGAGAAGCACCGTGCGATCGCGGAGATCACGGTGACGGTGCGCAACCATCCCATCGTGGGCGTCGCCGAGACCAGCGACATGACGGTGGCGATCGGCGAGGCGCTGGACCGCATCGAGCGGCAGGCGGTGAAGTACAAGGGGCGCTGGCGGGCGAAGAAGCGCAACGCGAAGCACAAGCGCTGGGCCGCGGCGGAGGCGCCGGAGCTGCCGCGGATGCAGATCGCGGTGGGAGCGAGCGCTTCGACCGCGGTGCCGGTGGTCGTCCACGGGTTTCCGGCGGTGGTGCGGATGGCGGAGGCGCACGTCGTCAAGTCCGAAGAGGCGGTCGCGCTGCGGCCGCTGACGCTGGAAGAGGCCATCAAGGAGGCGGAGTTCCGCGACCGCGACGTCTTCGTCTTCCGCGACAAGGAAGGCAGAGTGAAGGTGCTGCACCGGACCAAGGACGGCAAGATGGAGCTGATCGAAGCGCCTTGAAGGCAGTCCACAGTCCACGGTACACAGTCCACAGATGAGGAAGGGCGGTCGCTGACGCGACCGCCCATTCTTTTTTTCTGCTGCGGTGAGAGAGAACCGGCCTACAATCTCGGCAATCTTCCTCCCCCTTGAACCGGTTCCGAGTAAGGCCACTTCCATGTCCAGGTCGAAAGTGTGTCACTGGCTGATGGCGCTCGCGCTGAGCGCCGGCGGTGTGCTCTCTGCGCAGCAGCCCGCCGCAGGGAAGCCCAGCAAGAAGGCTGCCAAGGCGGTGGATCCGGCGGGCGCGGCGGAGCGCGCGGCGAAGTGGGCGGCGGCGCGCGAGAAGCTGAACCAGCAGCTGCTCGCGGCGGTCGAGAACGACAACGTCGCGCGGGCGCGCGAGCTGCTGGCGAAGAAGGCCGACCCGAACGCGGCGGACGAGCACAAGGTCTCGGCCCTGATGATCGCGGTCGAAGGCGGCGACGCCGAGATGGTGAAGCTGCTGCTCTCGAGCAAGGCCGACATCAACGCGGCCGACGAGAGCGGCGTGACCGCGCTGATGACGGCGGCGGAGTTCGGCGACGTCGAGCTGATGCCGCTGTTGCTCGACACTCCCAAGATCAACGTGAACGCCGCCGACGTGAACGGCTGGACGGCGCTGACCGTCTCGGTGCTGGAAGGCAAGCCGGAGGCGGTGGAGCTGCTGCTCGGACGCGGGGCGGACGCGGGCGTCCGCGACCGCGAAGGGCACACGCTGTGGATGTTCGCGGCGGCGCAGGGCGACCAGGACGTGATGCGCCCGCTGCTCTCGGTGCCGAAGGTGAAGAAGGCAGACCTGGCGCTGGCGGACCGCCGCGGCTGGACGGCGCTGCACCACGGGTGCTCGGAGGAACATCCGAGCGCGGTGCAGATGCTGCTGGAAGCGGGCGCCGACCCGAACGCGCGCGACACCGTGGGCTGGACGCCGCTGATGATCTCGGCGCAAGCGCACTGCTACGGCTGCGCGCTGGCGCTGCTCGGGAAAGGGGCGAACGTGAACGCGGCGTCGGCGAGCGGCACGACGGCGCTGCTGCTGGCGGCGGCGCAGGGCGACGCGCCGCAGGTCGAGCTGCTGCTGAAGCGCGGCGCCGACCCGAACGCGACCACCCGGGAGCGGAACACGCCGCTGATCGAGGCGGCGTCGCGCGGGTACGTGGAGGTGGCGCAGAAGCTGCTCGAGGCGGGCGCGGACCCGAACCGCCGCACGGCGCGGGGCGAGACGGCGCTGGCGCGGGCGAGCGCGCGCAGCGGGTCCGCCGGCCCGGATCCGCAGATGATCCAGTTGCTGAAGCAGGCAGGAGCGCGTTGATTGTTGTTGTTCCGGGCGCGGTTCCGGAGTAAAACTCAGCCGCCCCCGAAGGAGGCTCCATGGTCAGACCGGTGCAAAAGAACACGTACATGCTGCTGATCGGCGGCGGCATGGCGCTGGCAGTGGTTTTCTTTCTGCTGTTCATGGTGGCCCTGATCGGCGGGGCGGCGGCGGCGCAGGAGCGGGGGAACCAGGATGCCGCGGGCGCGGTCATCGCGGGCGCCTTCGGCATGATGATGCTGGCGATGCTGTCGATGTGGGTGCCGGCCATCACGTTCCTGGTGCTGCTGTACAAGGCGTGGCAGGCGATCCAGGACGGGCAGGTGCGCACGACACCCGGTCAGGCGGTCGGGTTCCTGTTCATCCCGTTCTTCAACCTGTACTGGATGTTCGTTTCGATCTGGGGTTGGGCGGCCGACTACAACGGCTACAAGGCGCGGCACAACGTGCCGGGCGAGCCGGCGTCGGAGGGGACATTCCTGGCGTTCCTGATCTGCTACCTGATCTTCCCGCCGGCGTGCCTGGTGCTGGTGTTCATGGTGGTGAGCAAGATGTGCGATGGGATCAACGCCATTGCGGGGCAGGCGCCGAACGCGCTGGGAGCGGCAGCGGCGCGATGACGGAGAGGAGCTCACGGCCCCGCCGCGGCGGGGCCGTTTTGTTTGCGTGGGCTGATAGCATGGAGAGGATGGCGAAGAAGGGCCGAAAAGCGCGGCGCAGCGGGAGGCAGGCGCTCCAACGCGGGACCGAACTGGTGGTCATCACCGGGATGTCGGGGTCCGGGAAGGCGAGCGTGCTGAAGGCGCTCGAGGACCTGGGCTACTACTCGGTCGACAACATGCCGGTGGAGCTGATCCCGAACTTCGCAGAGCTGGTGCGGGAGTCGGCGCAGATCCCGCGGGCGGCGCTGGTCGCCGACATCCGGGAAGGGCACGCGCTGCCGCGGCTGCCGGGCATCCTGCGGTCGCTGAAGCGGGCGCTGCCGACGCGGGTCATCTTCCTGGAAGCGTCGGACGAGGCGCTGCTGCGGCGGTTCAGCGAGACGCGGCGGCCGCATCCGCTGGGCAAGGGCTCGACGGTGAAGGCGGCGCTGGCCGCGGAGCGCAGGCGGCTGAAGCCGATCCGGGGGCTGGCCGACATGGTGGTCGACACCACCAAGTTCAACGTGCACGAACTGCGCGCGCACATCACGCGGCGCTTCGCACGCGAGCCGCGCGACAAGAACATCATGGTCTCGTGCGTGAGCTTCGGCTACAAGAACGGCGTGCCGGCGGAGGCCGACCTGGTGTTCGACGTGCGCTTCCTGCCCAACCCGCACTTCATCCCGAAGTACCGGCCGCTGACGGGGCGCGACGCGGCGGTGGCGCGGTACATCCGGAGCTTTCCGCAGACGCGGCAGTTCATCCGCAAGGTGGTGGACATGCTGGCGTACCTGCTGCCGCACTACGTGCGCGAAGGGAAGAGCTACCTGACGATCGGGTTCGGGTGCACCGGCGGGCAGCACCGCTCGGTGATGATCGCGGAAGAGGTGCAGCAGCGGCTGGCGCGCGCGGGGTATCGCGTCAAGGTGCAGCATCGGGACTCGCCGAAGTAGTCCGCAGTACACGGTCCACAGTCCACAGATTAGAATCTAGGCTTGCGTTCCGCTCCCTCACATAAGAGGTCCCGATGCGGCAACTGACGCGGCTGCTGCGCTACGTGCGGCCGTACTGGCTGCAGCTCGGGGCGTCCGTGTTCCTGATGGCGCTGGTGGGACTGTTCGACGCCTTCCGCGTGCTGCTGATCGGGCCGGTGCTCGACCGCGTGCTGAATCCGGCGTCGGGCTCGGAGAACATCCTGCTGTTCCGCATGCCGGGGGGCGGCCCGCCCGTCTACCTGCAGCAGTTCGTGCCCTCGCACTTCCACAATGCCTGGACGGTGGTGGCGTTCGCGATGGTGATGGCGACGCTGTTCAAGGCGCTGTGCGACTACCTGGGAACGTACCTGGTGAACTACGCGGGCTTCGGGCTCATCACCGACCTGCGCAACCAGGTGTACGACGGCATCCTGCGGCGCTCGGCGGCGTTCTTCCAGAAGCACAGCACCGGGACGCTGCTGTCGACCATCATCAACGACATCGAGAAGGTGCAGTTCGCGATGTCGACGGTGCTGGCGGAGTTCCTGCAGCAGTTCTTCATCCTGATCTTCACGGCGTGCGTGGTGGCGCTGCTGGGCGGGAAGCTGGCGTGGGTGCTGCTGGTGTTCATCCCGTTCATCTTCTTTTCGGCGCGGCGCGTGGGGAAGCGCGTGCGCTCGACGACGCGCAAGGGCCAGGACCAGCTCGCGGGGGTGCAGAACATCCTGCACGAGACCATCACCGGCAACCGCATCGTGAAGGCATTCAGCATGGAGGCGTGGGAGGGCGCGCGCTTCCGGCAGGCGGCCCGGAGCCTGTTCCGCGCGAACCTGCGCGCGGTCTCGGCCTACGCCATCACGGGGCCGGTGATCGAGACCATCGGCGCCATCGCCATCGCGCTGCTGCTGCTGCTCGGGCGCGACTACATCAAAGTCGGCTACCTGACGCCCGGCGTCTACCTGGCCTTCATCTTCGCGGTGTTCAAGCTCTACGATCCGGTGCGCAAGTTCGCCATCTACAACAACAACTTCCAGCAGGCGCTGGGCGCGAGCTCCTCGATCTTCGAGTTCCTCGACGAAGAGGATGAGATCCGGGAGAAGCCGGGCGCGGAGCAGCTGCCGGCCTTCCACGAGTCGGTGCGCTTCGAGAACGTGAGCTTCGCCTACGCCGACGACACGGAAGAGCGCGGCGTGCTGCACGGCATCGAGCTGAGCGTGAAGCGGGGCGAGGTGCTGGCCATCGTCGGGTCGAGCGGCGCGGGCAAGAGCACGCTGGTGCACCTGGTGCCGCGCTTCTTCGACGTCACGGACGGTCGAATCACCATCGACGGGCACGACACCCGGGAGGTCACGTTGGCGTCGCTGCGCGCGCAGATCGGCATCGTCACGCAGGAGACCATCCTGTTCAACGACACGGTGCGGAACAACATCGCGTACGGGCGGCAGCAGGTCTCGCAGGCGGAGGTGGAAGCCGCGGCCCAGGCCGCGCTGGCGCACGACTTCATCACGCAGATGCCGGACGGGTACAACACCGTGGTCGGAGAGAAGGGCACGCGGCTCTCGGGCGGCGAGAAGCAGCGCATCGCCATCGCGCGCGCCATCTTGAAGAACGCGCCCATCCTGATCCTGGACGAGGCGACGTCGGCGCTCGACGCCGAGAGCGAGTCGCTGGTGCAGTCGGCGCTGGCGAACCTGATGACGGGGCGCACGGTGTTCGTGATCGCGCACCGGCTCTCGACCGTGCGGCGCGCCGACCGCATCGTGGTGCTGGAGGGCGGGCGCATCACCGACGTCGGGACGCACGAATCGCTGATGGCGCGCGACGGCACCTACCGCCGGCTGTATGATTTGCAGTTCGTCGAGCTGGACTCGAAGCTCCCGACGGTATGAAGCGGGCCATCCTGATCGGAATGGCGGTGGCGCTGGTGGCGCTGCTGTTCCCGCGGCCGGTGGTGGTGGCGCCGGAGTGGGAGATCGTGGCACGCGACGAGGCCGGCAGCCCGGTCGCGGAGGTCGAGGTCACGGAGACGTGGACCTATTACCCGTTCCGTGACGGCAAGTACGCGACGGTGATGACGGACGAGCGCGGCGTAGCGAAGTTTCCCGAGCGGCGGATGTGGGTGCCGCTGCTCGAGACGGGCGCGGGAAAGCTGGTAAACCTGCTGCCGCATGGCAGCGGCGGCCCGATGGCGTCGGTGTACGTGCGGAAAGTCGGGTACAGCACGTTCTCGGCAACGAACTACGACCAGGGGATCTGGATGGGGAAGGACAGCAAGCCGATGCGCAGCCAGTGGACACTCTACGCGTGCGGAAAGCTCTCGCTCGAGGAGTGCAGCCGGACCTTTTTCCCCAACAAGGAGGCGCGCCGCCGATGCCCGTGCGTTCGATGACCGCGTTCGCGCAAGTGAAGGGGCAGGCAGGCGAGCAGCTCGCCTTCACGCTGTCGCTGAAGTCGGTGAACCACCGCTTCCTCGACCTGAACCTGCGGATGCCGTCGGAGACGGACGCGCTGGAGATGAAGCTGCGGCGCGCGCTGAAAGACAAGCTGGCGCGGGGGCACGTGGACGTGATCCTAGGGATCGAGCGCGGCGCGACGGCGCAGTTCGAGGTCAACAAGGACCTGGTCGGCGGCTACGTGCAGGCGTTCCGCGCCGCGGCGAAGCAGTTCGCGGTCTCGGCGGAGCCCGACCTGAACGCCATCCTGCGCATGCCGGGGGCGCTGAGCTCGGCGATGGCGAGCGTGGACGGCGACTTCGAGCAGGCGGTGCTGGCGAAGCTGGACGAGTGCGTGGGGCTGCTGAACGAGATGCGGACGCTGGAGGGCAAGGGCATCGAGCGCGAGCTGCGCGAGCGGATGCAGGGGTTGAAGTCCGCGACCACCGAGATCGAGAAGCTGCGGCCGGTGGTCTCGAAGGCATACCTGGAGAAGGTCGAGGCGCGGATGAAGGAACTGATCGGCAACCACGCCGACCAGGACCGCGTGCTGCAGGAAGCGGCGCTGCTGGCCGAGCGGTCGGACATCCAGGAAGAGATCGTGCGCATGCACAACCACATCGCGCACTTCCTGGAGCTGCTGCTGGAGCAGGGCACGGAGATCGGCAAGAAGCTGGACTTCCTGCTGCAGGAGATGAACCGCGAGGCAAACACGCTGCTGTCGAAGACGGCGGGCGTCTCGGGGGAAGGGCTGCGGATCACCGAGCTCGGCTTGAAGATGAAGTCGGAGATCGAGAAGGCGCGCGAACAGGTGCAGAACGTCGAATGAGCGGGATCCTTTACATCATCTCGGCGCCGAGCGGGTCGGGGAAGTCGACGCTGGTGAACGAGATCCGCAAGGTGGTGCCCGACCTGGAGTTTTCCGTGTCGTACACCACGCGGTCGAAGCGCGGCAGCGAGCAGAACGGGCGGGAGTACTACTTCATCTCGCGCGACGAGTTCGAGCGCATGATCGGGCAGGGCGAGTTCCTGGAGCACGCCGACGTGTTCGGCAACTACTACGGGACGGCGCGGCGGTTCCTGCGCGAGGCCGAGCTGCGCGGCAAGGACCTGCTGCTCGACATCGACGTGCAGGGCGAGAAGCAGGTGAAGGAGAAAGCGCCGGATTCGGTGAGCATCTTCGTGCTGCCGCCCTCGCGGCAGGTGCTGGAGCTGCGGCTGCGGCGGCGGAGCGAGGCGGAGGGCGCGGATTCCGAGGCGGTCATCCAGCGGCGACTGCAGGAAGCGGCCAAGGAGATTGAGAATTACCCGAATTACGACTATATTCTTGTGAACGACCAGCTGGAACTCTCCATCGACCAACTGAAGGGCATCGTGGTCGGCGAGCGCCTGAAGCGCGCAGGCCGGCCGCTCACGCCGGAAGAGCAAGCGGTGGCCGAGGGTTCGAAGCG is a window encoding:
- the rpoN gene encoding RNA polymerase factor sigma-54 codes for the protein QVQAAKVRSKLLEMPSNHRARFDKRDLAEALQLVREMDPVGVAARDLRECLLLQLDSQRRLAEDEGLETLPVIHDCIAIVGDHLKLLQNKQHKEIARAIGKPVEAVQAALEFIKRLDPKPGLRYNKVEPRLIEPDVAFIKQGDEYLILMNEDDMPVLRLNPTYRKLLHRDAAEKDVRNYVKERYKSAIQLIKNIEQRKQTIMKVCYSIVQRQREFLDQGVDQLKPMMIKEVAEEIGVHPSTVSRAVANKYAHTPQGVFELRYFFSESVQGPEGGNTSLLILKRRVKKLIEEEDPARPLTDEQITRILQSQGIQVTRRTVAKYREDMKIPSTHQRRIKN
- the raiA gene encoding ribosome-associated translation inhibitor RaiA; amino-acid sequence: MSVEVTGRQYEITPQIRKQLEHGLTKLEKILGTSFDTHVILATEKHRAIAEITVTVRNHPIVGVAETSDMTVAIGEALDRIERQAVKYKGRWRAKKRNAKHKRWAAAEAPELPRMQIAVGASASTAVPVVVHGFPAVVRMAEAHVVKSEEAVALRPLTLEEAIKEAEFRDRDVFVFRDKEGRVKVLHRTKDGKMELIEAP
- a CDS encoding ankyrin repeat domain-containing protein encodes the protein MSRSKVCHWLMALALSAGGVLSAQQPAAGKPSKKAAKAVDPAGAAERAAKWAAAREKLNQQLLAAVENDNVARARELLAKKADPNAADEHKVSALMIAVEGGDAEMVKLLLSSKADINAADESGVTALMTAAEFGDVELMPLLLDTPKINVNAADVNGWTALTVSVLEGKPEAVELLLGRGADAGVRDREGHTLWMFAAAQGDQDVMRPLLSVPKVKKADLALADRRGWTALHHGCSEEHPSAVQMLLEAGADPNARDTVGWTPLMISAQAHCYGCALALLGKGANVNAASASGTTALLLAAAQGDAPQVELLLKRGADPNATTRERNTPLIEAASRGYVEVAQKLLEAGADPNRRTARGETALARASARSGSAGPDPQMIQLLKQAGAR
- the rapZ gene encoding RNase adapter RapZ — protein: MAKKGRKARRSGRQALQRGTELVVITGMSGSGKASVLKALEDLGYYSVDNMPVELIPNFAELVRESAQIPRAALVADIREGHALPRLPGILRSLKRALPTRVIFLEASDEALLRRFSETRRPHPLGKGSTVKAALAAERRRLKPIRGLADMVVDTTKFNVHELRAHITRRFAREPRDKNIMVSCVSFGYKNGVPAEADLVFDVRFLPNPHFIPKYRPLTGRDAAVARYIRSFPQTRQFIRKVVDMLAYLLPHYVREGKSYLTIGFGCTGGQHRSVMIAEEVQQRLARAGYRVKVQHRDSPK
- a CDS encoding ABC transporter ATP-binding protein codes for the protein MRQLTRLLRYVRPYWLQLGASVFLMALVGLFDAFRVLLIGPVLDRVLNPASGSENILLFRMPGGGPPVYLQQFVPSHFHNAWTVVAFAMVMATLFKALCDYLGTYLVNYAGFGLITDLRNQVYDGILRRSAAFFQKHSTGTLLSTIINDIEKVQFAMSTVLAEFLQQFFILIFTACVVALLGGKLAWVLLVFIPFIFFSARRVGKRVRSTTRKGQDQLAGVQNILHETITGNRIVKAFSMEAWEGARFRQAARSLFRANLRAVSAYAITGPVIETIGAIAIALLLLLGRDYIKVGYLTPGVYLAFIFAVFKLYDPVRKFAIYNNNFQQALGASSSIFEFLDEEDEIREKPGAEQLPAFHESVRFENVSFAYADDTEERGVLHGIELSVKRGEVLAIVGSSGAGKSTLVHLVPRFFDVTDGRITIDGHDTREVTLASLRAQIGIVTQETILFNDTVRNNIAYGRQQVSQAEVEAAAQAALAHDFITQMPDGYNTVVGEKGTRLSGGEKQRIAIARAILKNAPILILDEATSALDAESESLVQSALANLMTGRTVFVIAHRLSTVRRADRIVVLEGGRITDVGTHESLMARDGTYRRLYDLQFVELDSKLPTV
- a CDS encoding YicC/YloC family endoribonuclease, whose product is MPVRSMTAFAQVKGQAGEQLAFTLSLKSVNHRFLDLNLRMPSETDALEMKLRRALKDKLARGHVDVILGIERGATAQFEVNKDLVGGYVQAFRAAAKQFAVSAEPDLNAILRMPGALSSAMASVDGDFEQAVLAKLDECVGLLNEMRTLEGKGIERELRERMQGLKSATTEIEKLRPVVSKAYLEKVEARMKELIGNHADQDRVLQEAALLAERSDIQEEIVRMHNHIAHFLELLLEQGTEIGKKLDFLLQEMNREANTLLSKTAGVSGEGLRITELGLKMKSEIEKAREQVQNVE
- the gmk gene encoding guanylate kinase; translation: MSGILYIISAPSGSGKSTLVNEIRKVVPDLEFSVSYTTRSKRGSEQNGREYYFISRDEFERMIGQGEFLEHADVFGNYYGTARRFLREAELRGKDLLLDIDVQGEKQVKEKAPDSVSIFVLPPSRQVLELRLRRRSEAEGADSEAVIQRRLQEAAKEIENYPNYDYILVNDQLELSIDQLKGIVVGERLKRAGRPLTPEEQAVAEGSKRNLRENMKTKAESVLKSFQMSATPQR